From Glycine max cultivar Williams 82 chromosome 11, Glycine_max_v4.0, whole genome shotgun sequence, the proteins below share one genomic window:
- the LOC100803273 gene encoding probable plastid-lipid-associated protein 11, chloroplastic — translation MATLLLPNPFSTKLPAQRYSHRRFTCSSITAQSRSAKEQLLALIADQDRGIKTQSDPAKHAAIVEAINAMAAAGEGSVTTGDALSATWRLLWTTEKEQLFIVEKAPLFGTQAGDVLQVIDVRNRTLNNVITFPPDGVFIVRSTIEVASPQRVNFRFTSAVLCGKNWEIPLPPFGQGWFDIVYLDDDLRVVKDIRGDYLVVDRASYDWKE, via the exons ATGGCCACGCTCCTTCTTCCCAACCCTTTCTCCACCAAGCTCCCCGCCCAGCGCTACTCGCACCGGCGCTTCACCTGCTCCTCCATCACCGCCCAATCACGATCCGCCAAGGAGCAACTCCTCGCCCTCATCGCCGACCAGGACCGCGGCATCAAGACCCAGAGCGACCCCGCGAAGCACGCCGCGATCGTCGAAGCCATCAATGCGATGGCCGCGGCGGGCGAAGGCTCCGTGACCACCGGGGATGCGCTGTCGGCGACGTGGCGGCTGCTGTGGACAACGGAGAAGGAGCAGCTCTTCATCGTCGAGAAGGCTCCCTTGTTCGGAACCCAAGCGGGTGACGTGTTGCAGGTCATAGATGTTCGGAATCGGACGCTCAACAACGTCATAACGTTTCCACCTGATGGCGTTTTCATTGTTCGATCAACTATTGAGGTTGCGTCGCCGCAGAGAGTCAATTTCAG ATTTACAAGTGCAGTATTATGTGGGAAGAACTGGGAAATACCATTGCCACCATTTGGACAGGGTTG GTTTGATATTGTGTACCTCGATGATGACCTTCGAGTTGTAAAGGATATCAGAGGAGACTATTTAGTTGTTGACCGAGCTTCCTATGATTGGAAAGAATGA